TTAGGCACGCCGCCAGCGTTAGTCCTGAGCCAGGATCAAACTCTCCACGAAAATTTTTCAAAAACAGATTCTTGCGAATCCGCCTTTTATCAACTCATGGAGTTTTATATCCCGAATTACTTCGGTCTAACAAACTCAACTTCCTTGGCGTAATCTTGCGATCACGCTCGGAAGCCCACTTGGCGTCTTCCTTGGTCCCTCGATCTTATTCTCAATGAGCTCCGGTCTTTCGATCGGTTCCTTCGGGGCTTGCGGCCTCGTTGGTAGGGTTATATTACCAGCTTCGGCTTCCCGAGTCAACTACCTTTTTTTAATTTTTTTCGGCCTGCGACCGGGGTTTGCGGTGTACCAGTATACAGTTCATACAGGAGATAGGAAACGTCTGTGGGGAGGGAGAGAGCCACCCCATGCAGGTTTTGCAATTTCTTCAGTACTTGCGGCACCCTATTCCTTCCATCCGTCCGTCATGGTCTGCAAAAATTGTTTCAGGATTTCCCTCATTTTCCAGAGGGCGTTCTTGCGTATCGGAGCGTGATGCCGTTCCGGAATGCGACGATCTGGGCGAGGATTTCGAGAGCGATCTCCTCGGGGGTCGTGCTCCCGAGATGGATGCCGATGGGCGCGAAAATGTTCTCGACCCGCTTCGGGTCGGCTCCCGATGCCAGTATGCTCTTTTTCATTTCCGCGACTTTCCTGGCCGAGCCGATCATCCCCACATATTCGGCCGGCGATGCGACGGCCTGCTCCAGCACTTCGAGATCGTGCAGGTGGCCGGGCGTGACGATGACGACGGCATCCGTCGCCTCGACGCCGATCGCCGCGACGCTCCCCGGGTAGGGGCGGCAGATCACGTGCTCGATCTCGGGAAACCTCGACGCATCGGCGTATTCCGGCCGGTCGTCGACGAGCGCCACATGAAAACGCATCTGGGAAGCAAGCCGGGCAAGGGCGAAGCCGATATGCCCGCCGCCAAAGATGACGATCCGGTTCCGGTCCGCCATGTATTCGAGAAAAACCTTCACGTTGCCGCCGCAGACAGGCTCGCCGCTGTCTATCTCGTTCGAGAGATCGTAAGAAAGCAGTCTCGTTCCGCCCCGCTCCGGGAACAGTTCCAGCGCGGCCCTTCTGGTCCGCTCCTCGTTGATACCGCCCCCGACCGTTCCGGCCGTCCGGCCGTCCTCGAAGACGATCATGCGCTGTCCCGATTTTCCAGGGCTGCTGCCGTCAACTTCGACGACAGTGCAGAGCACGAACGGTTTGCGACTGTTGAACGCTTCCTGAAGTTCCCTGAACAATTCCGTGGCCATGCGAACATTCCTTTCGATGTCGGATCCGCCTCATGCGGTCGTATCGTTTCTGTCCCGAATTGTAAATACTCGCTTTCCCAGAATCCAGCAATACTTTCATCTTCCTTCGAGTCATCCGCAGATCACGCAGATGGCGGAGATGTCGCCATTCGCTATTGAATAGGCATATTTATATTATAAAGGCACGACCGGGCCTTTATTTCTCATTTTCCGAATCTTCGAAAAATGTCCCGGAGAGGGCTTTTTCTCGTTCAAGGCTCTTTCCCGAAGGCGGTTTTTCGAGAAAGGCAACAGAAGCGTCAAGAAAACCCTTCGATGCGCCGATAACTTCCCTGATCGGTAGAAATCGTATTCGGAGGCATCATGAGCGCCCACCCCCTGTTCGCGTCACCGGAGACCGTCCGCTCCGTTCCCGGCAATGCCGGATTCATCGAAACGCCCCTTGGAGCGGTTCCCCGCATCTACGACGAATTCTGGACCGCGAAACAGCGCCAGATGCACTCGCTGCATTACGCCCTTTCGTATCGGGCCTCGTTCAAACCCGAGCTGCCCGACTACTTCATCCGAAAGTTCACGCGGCCGGGCGACGCCGTCGGCGACCCGTTCGGCGGCCGCGGCACGACGTTGCTCCAGGCGAACCTCCTCGGCCGGCGCGGCCACAGCAACGATGTGAACCCGCTTTCAGAGCGCATCGCCCGGCCCAAGGTCAATCCCGTGACGGTCGAAGCGGTCGAACGCCGTCTGCAGCAGATCCCGCTCGAGGCCCCCCGCGATCTTTCCCGGGAAGAGGATCTCAGCATGTTCTATCATCCGCAGACCTACATGGAGCTTCTGAATCTGCGGGATTATCTGAAAACGCACCGGGATGCGACCGACCGGTTCATCGAGATGCTTGCGCTCTCCCGCCTTCACGGTCATTCGCCGGGCTTCTTCTCAGCCTACTCGTTCCCGCAGATCTCGATTCCAAAGGCGAACCAGGTCAAGATCAACCGCACGCGGGGCGCGGATCCCGAGTATCGCGACATCGCTTCCCGCATCGTCAAGAAGGCGAAGAGCGCGCTGAAAGACGGACAACTCGACGAGATCAGGCAACATGGGAAAAACACCGTCATCACGACGGGCGATTCCCGGAACCTGAAGGGATGGGCCGACCACAGCGTCGATCTGATCGTCACCTCGCCCCCGTTTCTCAACACGGTCGATTACGTGCAGGATACCTGGCTCGAGACCTGGTTCTGCGGCATCGACTCGCAGAAGCTCGAGAAGGTCGTCGTCCAGACGCCCGATCTCGGGGAGTGGATGCAGTTCATCTCGGACACGCTCGCGGAGCTTCACCGCGTCGTGAAGAAGGGCGGCCTGGTGGCGATGGAAGTTGGCGAGGTGCGATATCAGGGCGAGCTGATCAACCTCGACGAGGCAGTTGTCAACCTGACGTGCAGCAAGAAATACAACGCCGGCCAGTTCAAGGTCGTCGAAGTCTACGTGCAGAGTCAGGAGTTCACGAAGCTGGCCAATTGTTTCAAGGTCACCAACAATCTTCTGGGAACGAACACGAACCGGATCGTCCTGATGGAAAACATCTAGGAGGCAAACAGATGAGAATCACACCCCTCGATATCTACCAGCGCGAGTTTTCGCGCAAGAAGATCGGCGGTCTCGACGAGAACGAGGTCTACGACTTTCTGAAGAAGGTCGGACGCGAATACGAGGCCGTCTACGCCGAGAGCAAGGACCTGAAAGACCAGGTCGAGCGCCTGACGGCCCAGATGAAGGATTATCTCGAGCTCGAGAAGACGCTCAAACAGACGCTCATTTCGGCCCAGAAGGCGTCAGGTGACCTCAAGAACAACGCCGAGAAGGAAGCCGAGCTGATCGTGAAGGAAGCCGAGATCCAGGCCGAGCGCATTCTCGACGAGGCGCGGTCCGAATCCGAGATGGTCGGCAAGGAGATCCGCGAGCTCAAGCGCCAGAAACGCATGCTCAAGGTCGAACTGAAGACGGTTCTCGAATCGTATATGGCGATGCTGACCGAGGATGGGCCTACGCCCATCAGGGCCGTCCCTTCCGTTTCCAAGGCTCCGGTCGCGGAAGCCGCCTGACGACCCGCAATGACGCTCGCCTGCCTGCGCCCGCACGCCCGCGGAACGTCCCTCAGCGTTCAGGCGGCGCCGCGGGCGTCACGGTCGGAAATTGTTGACATCAGCGGGGATCGTTGTAAAATGAGAATCAAGGCGGCTCCTGTCGAGGGGGAAGCCAACGAGGCTCTGACGGCGTTCATCGCCAAGACGTTCGGCATCACCAAGCGTCAAGTATCTCTGGAACACGGGGCTCGCGGCAAGCAGAAAACGTTCGTTCTTGCCGGCATCGCCCCGGAAACGGTTGAAATCATTCTTCGGCGTGCGGTTGAAGAATCCGCGCCGGACAAGGAGAGGGCATGAAAATCCAGTACTGGCTCTGGGCGTTATGGGGAGCCATGTTTCTGTCGATGCTCCTGAAGTGGAAGATCGACACCTATATGGTCGTGGCCCTCATCATTCTTCCCATCCTGATCGTCCTCATGGAAATGAAAGACGAGATTTCCGCTCTCCAGGAAGAATCGAAGCACCAGCGGAAGTTCGTCATGGACCGCTTCGCCGTCCTTTCCGACAAGCAGAAAGACCTCGCCAACCAGTTCGAGAAGAAGGTCGTCGTCGACTTCGCCGAGTTCGCCAAGAGCAACCCGCCTCCCGAAAAGGAGCAGCGGCCGCCCGCGGGCAACAAGAAGAAGAAGTCCGGCAAGCGGCCGGAAGCCGGCGAAGAGGCCGGCGGCGAGGCCCAGGCAGATCAGTCCGTCGATCTCGCCGAAGCGGACGAGAGAGACGCCGAGAAAAAAGAAGCCTGACAGCAAGACTGTTTTCCAGCGAGAATCCCCGGTCACGACGCCGGGGATTCGTTCTTTTCGTGCAGCACGCGGTACAGCCGTTTTCTTGACACCCTCCGGGATCATCCGTATAGTTACAGTATATGCCCCGCACTCGGGGCCAAGGACGGCATCATGCGCTTACGACACATCATGATCTCACTCGTCATTCTCACGGCCGTGCTGTTTGCTGCGGCTCCGGCCGATGCATGGGGCGGTCGCACGCACCGCAAGATCACTTCCGACGCCTATTTCATCATGCCGGCCGCGTTCCGCGCCTTTCTCGGGGCGACGGGCACGGGAGCGAGCGCAAAGAATCCCGCGCTCAAGCCGCTCCTGCAGGCATCCGTCGAACCCGACACCACCCTGAAGGATTTCAGGAACCATGTGTTTCACATTCACGGCAGCGACATGGGCAACGGTCCGTTCAAGGTCGAACAGCTTGCGAACGAGATCGTCGACGACATCAAAAGCAAAAAGTCGCGGGCGACGATCATCCAGAAGCTCGGCTGGCTGAGCCACTACGTCTCTGATCTCGTTCAGCCGCTTCACACCGGCATCGTCGTCATCGACGGCATCGAAGAAAAGCCGTATCACGCCGCCTCCGAGCGGGATATCAACGAGAACGTCCATCTGTTCGGCGTTTCGTTCGAAGGCTGCAGGAAGGTCGAGCGTCTCAGCGCCCTGATGGTATACTGGTCGCTATGGGCAAACAAGTATTACGACGCGATGATCGAGTATTACACGCCGGGAAACCTCAACCAGAAGAAAGGGCGGGCCATCGTCGCCTCCTGCTACTCACGGGCCGTGAACAACATCGTTCTGATGTGGTATACCATCTGGGCCCGCGCCGGCGGCAAGATCAATCCGAGCATCGACGCCCGGCCGAAGTATTTCCCCCCAAATACCGACAAGAACGAGATCTCCCTCCCGCACTCGACCGCCGAGATCGACGAACCCGACGAGGAGGCAGCTCCGGCTCCGGCTTCTGAATGATCTTTCCCTTCAGCCGCCTGTCGGCTCCCATCGAAACCATCGCGTTCCCGAACGGCCTCCAGCTGGTTCTTCACCCGTTTCCGTCGCCCGCCGTGGGTTTCGCCTGCCTGATCCGGAGCGGACCGATCTTCGAAACCGCCACGAACAGCGGCGTGTCGCATTTTCTCGAGCACATGCTGTTCCGCGGAACCCCCGAATACCCAACGTCATCCGAGTTGAGCTGCGCGCTCGACCGGGTCGGCTCGGAATCGAACGCGGCGACGTTTTCCGACATGACGATCGTCTCCTGCAAGGTGCTTCCAGAGTCGCTGGAAGAAGCCATGCGTCTGATCCATCGCATGCTGACCGCGCCGACGTTCAACGGGCTGGCGGCCGAGCGGCGGATCATCCTCGAGGAGTGTCTCGAGGACGAGGACGAAGAGGGCCAGGTGACCGCGATCGACCAGCTTTCTTCGCAACTCATGTATGGCGACCATCCGTATGCCCTGCCGATCCTGGGCACGCCCGAAACGGTGAAACGCATCAGACGGCATCATCTCGAGGCGCACCTGCACGATCATTACAGGCCGGAATCCGTCGTCGTCTCGCTGGCGGGGGGCTTCGATCTCCGAAAGGCCCGAGCCGCCGCCGGGAAGGTGTTCGGGAAATGGCAGCCGGCGCCCCTTCTGCGCGCTCCCGAGCGCCCCGGGCCCGTTCCCGCGTTGAACGGCCCGCGGATATTGTGCGTCGATTCACCCCGAAGCCAGGTTCAAGCGCGGGTTTCCTTCAGAGCGCTCGCCTTCAACGAACCCGATTTTTACGTGCAGAAATCTCTCGTACGCATTTTGGATGCCGGCTCGGGATCGCCCCTGCGACAGGCGATGCAGGATTCGAAGGGGTTCTGCTATTCACTGAGCGTCGGTACCGATTCCTACGAGAACGCCGGCGCGATCCACATCGACTTTTCCGTTCAGCCGGACGTTCTCGAAGACGCCGTCGGAGAATGCCTCCGGGTGATGGCGCAGATCGCGAAAGCCCCGCTCGGAAAGGACGTCGTGGACCACATGCTGTACCAGTATGTGAAGGCGAAACGGTTCGCCTCGACCGACGTCTGGGATTTCTCCGGTCGATACGCCTTCAGGGCGCTGTATCCGTCGCCGATCAGCTTCGCCGAGGAGTTTGCTGCGACCCAGAAGCTCCGGCCGGCGGACATTCATGCCATGGCGTCACGCCTTCTGCGCCGGGCGCATCTCGGCGTGACGCTCGTCGGCGACATTTCAAAAGCCCGCGCGGCGCGGGTGAAAAAACGATTACGAAGCTTCCCGGAGTAACGGGAGCCGCACCCCTCACTTTTTGATCCTGTCCACCTCGGTCGTTGAGGGCGTCTCCTGGACGATCTTGTGCAGGGCCGTTTTCCGCTTCCTTTTCACCGCGGGTTTCAACACAGGCTCCGGCTCTTTGGTCGCGACATTCCTGTCGTTCACTGACTTGCTCTGGGACGTCATGCTCATCGGGGAATTCGGAGCGCTCATTCCCTTGATTCCGGCAGAGTCGGGCTTGTACGGAACATAATGGACGATCGTCCGCCACTCCCCGTTGATGAGGACCCTGGTTTCGACGGCCCGCATTTCGACGAGAGGCGTAGCGGTCGCAATCTGCCCGGTTTTCACCTGTTCTGGCTTGAGGTCGGCCGACATCCGCGAGGCCTCGTCGAAAGATCCCGGGACGGCGGCGACAGCGACGGACCAGCCGGCCGCCCACAGCGCGCATGCGGCAACACATCCAATTATATATTTATCAGTATTATATTTTCCGGACATCCTTCCCTCCGGTTCCGGGAACCGGGGGCGGCGGCCAGTGCCGCCGCCCCCTCGTCGCGCGTTCTCAGTTGTCGCCCATCGAGCCGGCCGGCTGGGCGGTTTCCTGCGGGTTGGCGCCCGTTTCGACCGTCGTCCCCGTCGCCGTGTCGGCTGGCGTTGTCGCCGCTTCGGTTGCAACCGCCGCTTCCGTGCCCGACGCCGGTTCCACGGCGGGCTTGTAGACGACGGGAGGCTGGGTGATCTTCTTCACGAGCGCCTGGAAGTCTTCGTTGTTGATCACCTTGTCGCCGTTGATGTCGAACTGGGCGAGCCAGGGAGAACTGACCTTGATCCCGTTCTTTCCGGCACGCTGGACGACGTGAGCCAGCTTGAGAAGGTCGGCCCAGCCAAGCTTCCCGTTTCCATTCAGGTCGCCGGGAATGTAGGTGGGATCGGCCGGGAACACGGTGCGGCCGCCGAACACGGCTTCACGCAGGAACTGGAAGTCGCTGATCGTGATCCTGCCGTCGCCGTCGAGATCGGCATTGGCAAGAGTCGACGCCTTGCGGCCGAGGTGGAGGACCAGCTTCGCCAGGTCTTTCCGGTCGATCTTGCCGTCACCGTTGACGTCGCCAAGCTTCGCCGTCGCTTTTTCCATGGCAGCGATCTGCTCGTCGATGCGGGCGTTTTCCTGCCCGATCGCGGTCTCTGCTTTCAGCAGGGCGGCGAGCTGCTCTCTGAAAGCGATCATCTGCTTGGGGTCGAGAGCGTTGAACGTGCCGGCGTTCATGAAGTCTGCTTCGACGCCGTCGAGATTCTTCGCCATCTCGGCGCTCAGCTTGTCGAGTTTCTCGTTGAGGGCGCGGATGCGCTTCTTCGCATCTTCCGAATACGGCTTCTTCGCGAGCAAGTCCAGAAGCTCTTTCTGGAGGGCGGTGATTTCCTTCTGCTGGGCGGTGAGCTTGTTCATGCGGTCGCTCAAACCCTGCCAGGAGTGCTCGGCCTTCTCGGCCAGGGCAAGCAGGCCCTTCCGGACGGCAGCCTCGCCGTCTTTGATCTGGGCCTGGATCGCCTGCTGAGCCTTTTCTGCGGCCTCGACGTTCGCCGTCAGCTGGGGGTTCAGGATGATGCCGTCGTATTTCTTGTCGTCGAGGAGCTTCTTGTGAGCGGCGTTTTCCTTCTCGATTTCCTTGCGGCCGGCGGCGATCTTTTCGTTCAGCGCCTTGATCCGTCCCTGGAGTTCCTTGAGGGCGTCGGGGGTGATCTTCTTGCTGCTCTGGAGAAGCTCGTCAACCATCTTCTGTTTCTGGGTCGTCAGGTCGAGAACGTCCTTCTCGATCTTCGCCACGGCATTCTGATGGTTGCGGATCGCCTTGTAATACTCGTTCCGGGTCTCTTTCCGGATATCATACCGGGACGCAAGCTCGACGAGATTGCCGACGTTCACGCCCGCCGCCTTCCCGGCTTCGTATCCGGCTCTGATTTTGTTCGCGGCGACCATGTAATAGCCCTGGCCGTTCAGGCCGGCTGCGTTGGCCGTGTAGGCTTGGACGATGTGGTTCTTGTAGACATCGGGCTCCTTGTCCTTGATCGAATCGAGCCACCGGGTGAACGCGACCGCCGAACTGCGGAGTCCGGCATAATCCTTCTGACGCTCCATGTCGTCGAGCCGTTTTGCCCAAATGCCAGCCTGTTCCTTGGGGGTGACGCGCACGAACTCGGCAGCCATTTTCTTCTCAACGTCGTCCGCGTCGGGCTTGCCCTCGTCTTCCCTGATATCCGTCTCTTCCTGGGCGGCCGGAACGAGAGCGGCTTCGGCGCCCGCCGTTTCCTCGCAGAACGAGGCCGTCGACATGCTCAGCAGTGTCGCCACGATCAGACCGCCGGTCAGAACTGTTTTCCTCATACGTTTCGAAACCTCCGATTTAATATATTATTTCTGATATATATTTACCGTGGGGCCGCCGACATGCAATCCATGTCGGCAGCATCACTCCAGATCATTCTAGCATACGCCCTTTCCTTACAAGGAGTCGTAGAAATAATTCCACCAGGCCGTCTGCATCAGCTGGCCCGTCACGAAGAAACTGGAAAGATCGACCTTGCCGCCCGGGAACCGCGGGTCGGATGATTCGACGGATATCCGCACAAACAGCTGGTCCTGGACGAACACGTCGTACCCGGCGGCGACCCGCTGCATCTGGCCGATCTTCGCCGCATCGAAACTCCTGATGCGGGGAACCGCGAAGTTTCTCTTCGAAATCGTCCCGGCGGCGTTTTCCTCGCGTTCGACGTATTTTCCGCCGGCTCCGGAAATGAGCCTGTAGGTTACGGTGGCGACGGGCTGAACGAAAACCAGGGTGTCCGACATCGCCGTCGTCAGATCGGGAAACGTCGTCGCCCCGGTCGGAATCGTGATCTTCGGGGCGGATGTATTGACCTGGACCGAACCCCGCAGATCCTTCCGGATGTTGGAAAAGATCTCGTTCGCGGCTCTGATCGATTCGAGGAGGTCCATCCCTTTGACGGAGCTTCGAATTCCCTGGGAGAACATGGCATGGGCCGCGCCCAGAATCAGGCTGCAGAGCAGAACCACCACCAGAGCCTCGACATACGTGAAGCCTTTCGCGGAAGCGGATCTCGGGCGCAAACCGGTCATGGCTCTTCCCTCAGGACAAGCGAGAACGACGCGTTGTGGATGACGGAATCGTTTTTGGACATCCGCCACGCGAGGCCGATCGTCACGTTCCAGAATATGCCGTTTTTCAGAACCTGTTTTCCCGCGGTATCGAGCTGTTCGATCTTCACGACACGGGCCAGGAAGTTCGGATTCAGGGGCGAGCACAGCAGAACGATCTCAGTGCCAGGGATGCGAATGATGCCCGGTTCGACCGCCGGGGGCGTCTGCGGGTTCAGGGCGGCAACGATCTGCGGGTCTTCGAGCAGGGTTTTGATGCTTTCGCCCGTCACCTCGCGCATCGATTTCAGCCGCTGGGACAGCCGCAAAAGCTGTTCGCCGAGTTCCTCGGCGTACTGTACGGCCATGATCTCGAACACCGAAGCCCTGCTCGTCCGATTGGACGAGGAGAGCATGCCGAGCATCGGCGCCGCCGCGAGTCCCACGACGACGCAGGCGACAAGCACCTCGACGAGGGAAAAGGCTGAACGGCGCATGTCAATCGTCTCCCGAAATTTCGAGCGAACTGGGCTTGTCTTCTGGCAAGAACTCGCGCGAAGCGGCATACCCGGGCCCGCCCGGATTGAACCGGGGGTTGTATCTGATCTTTCCTCCGCCGGTGAAGTCGGTCATCGTCGTCCTCGTCGAGCTGTCGTCGGGATACATGCCCATTTCCCAGACCGCAACGCCTCCGAAGATATCCATGCGGCGCTGACCGTTCGAGCTTCCGCACAGCAGCTTTCCCCCTCCCCGGCCTCCTCCCGGCCCTTTCCGCTGGGCGAGCAGGTAGGCATGGACCGGCTTGTCGGTGTCGAGAATGATATTCCCGCCGAGAGCGGCGAGGGTCAGCAGTTTTTCGGGAGCATCCCCTGCCATCGGAGCAACGATGGTATTGCCGATCGACACATCGCCGCGGTCGGCGATGATCATCATGTTCTGGTTCAGCCATATCCCGGGCACGCCGGGCGGCGGGACGACAAGCGGCTGGCCGGGGGCAGCGCGCCGGCGGATGTAGAAAACGCCCTTTCGCCGGGGTTTCCACCAGCCGGCATGGGAGGCATCCTCGGAGGCGGTGATTTTTGCGAAGAGGGTATTGGCGAACAACTGGTTTTCCTCAGCCTGGCTCGAGCATCCCGAAAGATCGACGATATGGGAAACGCGCCCCGGAAGATTGTCCTTCGTCATCGCCAGATCGACCAGATTCCCCTGGAAGAACAGATCGTCGGGCGAGTTGCCTTCGCGAAACCGTATCTCGAACGAGGTTTCCCAGGGGTGCAGTCCCGGCGGGAGCGTGCCGCCCATGTCCGCCGCGCCGGGTACGAGGCTCCGCTGAACGACGCCGGCCAGCGCCGCGCTTCCGGAGAGGAAGTTCGGATAGTTCGACGTATAGCTCATGAAATCGAACAGGGCATTGAACGCGACTCCCGCTGAGGTCGCCCCCGGAATGAACGCGACCGGCGAGACACGGGAAAGGTTCGTGAGGCCTTCCTTGCCGGCAGGATCGCCTGACGCGGCCTTGAACACGTCCTGATACGCCGGTACCGCTGGCGCCACCGCGTCGGGCGCATTCACCTGCGCGGTCTTGTCGTAGACGAGGGAGGGATCGGGG
This portion of the Candidatus Ozemobacteraceae bacterium genome encodes:
- a CDS encoding XdhC/CoxI family protein is translated as MATELFRELQEAFNSRKPFVLCTVVEVDGSSPGKSGQRMIVFEDGRTAGTVGGGINEERTRRAALELFPERGGTRLLSYDLSNEIDSGEPVCGGNVKVFLEYMADRNRIVIFGGGHIGFALARLASQMRFHVALVDDRPEYADASRFPEIEHVICRPYPGSVAAIGVEATDAVVIVTPGHLHDLEVLEQAVASPAEYVGMIGSARKVAEMKKSILASGADPKRVENIFAPIGIHLGSTTPEEIALEILAQIVAFRNGITLRYARTPSGK
- a CDS encoding DNA methyltransferase; the encoded protein is MSAHPLFASPETVRSVPGNAGFIETPLGAVPRIYDEFWTAKQRQMHSLHYALSYRASFKPELPDYFIRKFTRPGDAVGDPFGGRGTTLLQANLLGRRGHSNDVNPLSERIARPKVNPVTVEAVERRLQQIPLEAPRDLSREEDLSMFYHPQTYMELLNLRDYLKTHRDATDRFIEMLALSRLHGHSPGFFSAYSFPQISIPKANQVKINRTRGADPEYRDIASRIVKKAKSALKDGQLDEIRQHGKNTVITTGDSRNLKGWADHSVDLIVTSPPFLNTVDYVQDTWLETWFCGIDSQKLEKVVVQTPDLGEWMQFISDTLAELHRVVKKGGLVAMEVGEVRYQGELINLDEAVVNLTCSKKYNAGQFKVVEVYVQSQEFTKLANCFKVTNNLLGTNTNRIVLMENI
- a CDS encoding DivIVA domain-containing protein, with protein sequence MRITPLDIYQREFSRKKIGGLDENEVYDFLKKVGREYEAVYAESKDLKDQVERLTAQMKDYLELEKTLKQTLISAQKASGDLKNNAEKEAELIVKEAEIQAERILDEARSESEMVGKEIRELKRQKRMLKVELKTVLESYMAMLTEDGPTPIRAVPSVSKAPVAEAA
- a CDS encoding DUF167 domain-containing protein, whose product is MTLACLRPHARGTSLSVQAAPRASRSEIVDISGDRCKMRIKAAPVEGEANEALTAFIAKTFGITKRQVSLEHGARGKQKTFVLAGIAPETVEIILRRAVEESAPDKERA
- a CDS encoding zinc dependent phospholipase C family protein — its product is MRLRHIMISLVILTAVLFAAAPADAWGGRTHRKITSDAYFIMPAAFRAFLGATGTGASAKNPALKPLLQASVEPDTTLKDFRNHVFHIHGSDMGNGPFKVEQLANEIVDDIKSKKSRATIIQKLGWLSHYVSDLVQPLHTGIVVIDGIEEKPYHAASERDINENVHLFGVSFEGCRKVERLSALMVYWSLWANKYYDAMIEYYTPGNLNQKKGRAIVASCYSRAVNNIVLMWYTIWARAGGKINPSIDARPKYFPPNTDKNEISLPHSTAEIDEPDEEAAPAPASE
- a CDS encoding pitrilysin family protein, which codes for MIFPFSRLSAPIETIAFPNGLQLVLHPFPSPAVGFACLIRSGPIFETATNSGVSHFLEHMLFRGTPEYPTSSELSCALDRVGSESNAATFSDMTIVSCKVLPESLEEAMRLIHRMLTAPTFNGLAAERRIILEECLEDEDEEGQVTAIDQLSSQLMYGDHPYALPILGTPETVKRIRRHHLEAHLHDHYRPESVVVSLAGGFDLRKARAAAGKVFGKWQPAPLLRAPERPGPVPALNGPRILCVDSPRSQVQARVSFRALAFNEPDFYVQKSLVRILDAGSGSPLRQAMQDSKGFCYSLSVGTDSYENAGAIHIDFSVQPDVLEDAVGECLRVMAQIAKAPLGKDVVDHMLYQYVKAKRFASTDVWDFSGRYAFRALYPSPISFAEEFAATQKLRPADIHAMASRLLRRAHLGVTLVGDISKARAARVKKRLRSFPE
- a CDS encoding dockerin type I domain-containing protein, producing MRKTVLTGGLIVATLLSMSTASFCEETAGAEAALVPAAQEETDIREDEGKPDADDVEKKMAAEFVRVTPKEQAGIWAKRLDDMERQKDYAGLRSSAVAFTRWLDSIKDKEPDVYKNHIVQAYTANAAGLNGQGYYMVAANKIRAGYEAGKAAGVNVGNLVELASRYDIRKETRNEYYKAIRNHQNAVAKIEKDVLDLTTQKQKMVDELLQSSKKITPDALKELQGRIKALNEKIAAGRKEIEKENAAHKKLLDDKKYDGIILNPQLTANVEAAEKAQQAIQAQIKDGEAAVRKGLLALAEKAEHSWQGLSDRMNKLTAQQKEITALQKELLDLLAKKPYSEDAKKRIRALNEKLDKLSAEMAKNLDGVEADFMNAGTFNALDPKQMIAFREQLAALLKAETAIGQENARIDEQIAAMEKATAKLGDVNGDGKIDRKDLAKLVLHLGRKASTLANADLDGDGRITISDFQFLREAVFGGRTVFPADPTYIPGDLNGNGKLGWADLLKLAHVVQRAGKNGIKVSSPWLAQFDINGDKVINNEDFQALVKKITQPPVVYKPAVEPASGTEAAVATEAATTPADTATGTTVETGANPQETAQPAGSMGDN
- a CDS encoding prepilin-type N-terminal cleavage/methylation domain-containing protein, yielding MRRSAFSLVEVLVACVVVGLAAAPMLGMLSSSNRTSRASVFEIMAVQYAEELGEQLLRLSQRLKSMREVTGESIKTLLEDPQIVAALNPQTPPAVEPGIIRIPGTEIVLLCSPLNPNFLARVVKIEQLDTAGKQVLKNGIFWNVTIGLAWRMSKNDSVIHNASFSLVLREEP